One Nicotiana sylvestris chromosome 12, ASM39365v2, whole genome shotgun sequence genomic window carries:
- the LOC138882852 gene encoding uncharacterized protein, translating into MLARKIVASGALRKGLNERLKASQVKESPSPKFDSSSESESFQSATEGDGHGSSGSEKTQKSPFQVNSSMVENLETRFVLVGPIRDVELPEMSRSGERGKGKGEVLAICGVAQDRLDESGMKSGGRGSGEVAEGLVHLSKQKDEPVSSTEETLADLLKRVGASYDPKKCKATTPKAPNVPKPSKKRKASSPKPTASSVPRGRATRSRVKQSETDLQNVLEESKKKKKDKGKGKVAESSETVEEEEIELVHQDRAAEPTLAKRTRSAVKAKQTKVSDDDDWSGEEEEEEEEEEEESKKE; encoded by the exons atgcttgctcgaaaaaTTGTAGCATCTGGGGCTTTGAGGAAGGGTttaaatgaaaggttgaaagctagccaagtgaaagAAAGCCCATCTCCAAAGTTTGATTCTAGCTCTGAGTCTGAATCCTTTCAATCCGCAACTGAGGGAGATGGACATGGGTCTTCTGGCTCTGAAAAGACTCAAAAATCTCCTTTTCAGGTAAATTCTTCTATGGTTGAAAActtagaaactaggtttgttctggttggaccCATTAGGGATGTTGAGTTGCCTGAAATgagtaggagtggag agaggggaaaaGGGAAGGGAGAAGTTCTTGCTATATGTGGGGTTGCACAAGATAGGTTAGATgagagtggcatgaagtcagggggaagAGGTTCTGGGGAAGTagctgaggggttggttcatctaaGCAAACAAAAAGATGAACCTGTTTCTTCTACTGAAGAAACCTTGGCTGACCTACTAAAAAGGGTTGGAGCaagttatgacccaaagaaaTGCAAAGCTACTACACCAAAAGCCCCAAATGTTCCCAAGCCATCCAAGAAAAGAAAAGCCTCATCCCCAAAACCTACTGCCTCTTCAGTTCCTAGgggtagagccacaagaagcagggtaaAACAGAGTGAAACTGATCTACAAAATGttttagaagaaagcaagaaaaagaaaaaggataagggaaagggaaaggttgcagaatcctcagagactgttgaagaagaagagattgaactggtccatcaagataggg CTGCTGAACCcacactagccaagaggacaagatctgcagTAAAAGCTAAACAAACCAAagtttctgatgatgatgattggagtggagaagaagaagaagaagaagaagaagaagaagaagaatctaAGAAGGAATAG